From the genome of Scytonema hofmannii PCC 7110, one region includes:
- a CDS encoding filamentous hemagglutinin N-terminal domain-containing protein: MKLIARQTMRSQFLITIPLVSLGWIASINTAKAQVVPDNQITPDNSIGNESSVVIRNVEIPRIDGSTVRGDRIDGGAVRDTNLFHSFQEFNVGENGNVYFKPATNIQNILTRVTGTNPSNILGTLGVVSGNANLFFINPNGIVFGQNAQLDLRGSFLASTASSFKFPDGSEFSVTNPTAPSLLAINIPNGLQFRENPGAIRVQGTTGNALTFNVNTFEFQRNQTPDGLKVQSGKTLALVGGGVTLERGNLITDGGRIEVGSVAGSSLVSLTSADKGWRLGYSGMSSFQDILLSQKASIDVSSEEGSGEIQVQGRNIKLTDGSAIFAFTGSKSGGTVSVNASELLEVTGVSANGSVPSTLYTAVFPETQGTGGDLILETKRFIAQGGAQIGADTYGVGNAGNVLLKAFETVELQGTSADEIIPTALGTVVQVGATGAGANLTVETRRLRVQDGAQLVTFTFSQGTAANIVVKASESAEFIGKSSALSSSVNPGSVVPEAKGNGGIIDLETPQLIVRDEAKITASSLGENSGDAGDLKVTAGSIRLDKGIIEAVSNSGNGGNINLAVQDLLLMRNSSLISADAGTEATGGGNGGNIFINNRPGYRGFVIARPNENSDITANAFTGQGGQVVINSNGIYGFVSRSSQDLERLRPNDLRPNDFGPREIPTNDITAISRQNPSLSGTVTLTTPEVDPKRGLIKLPENVIDPTQMIAQNPCQRGVGSEFIVTGRGGLPPSPNQILGSDNVRVDLVEPVANTRNSNSTTQNQQSPSSTIKQIVPAKGWVFNEKGKIVLTAYDPTSTGFQRSWQTPAACPAF; the protein is encoded by the coding sequence TTGAAATTGATTGCGAGACAAACTATGCGATCGCAGTTTCTCATAACCATACCTCTAGTCAGCTTGGGGTGGATTGCTTCTATAAACACCGCCAAAGCGCAAGTTGTTCCAGATAACCAAATCACCCCAGATAACAGTATCGGGAATGAAAGTTCCGTCGTGATTCGCAATGTTGAGATTCCTAGGATTGATGGTAGTACAGTTCGCGGCGATCGCATTGATGGTGGTGCAGTTCGCGATACAAACCTGTTCCACAGTTTTCAGGAATTCAATGTCGGTGAAAATGGAAATGTCTATTTCAAGCCAGCAACTAACATTCAGAACATTTTAACTCGAGTTACAGGAACTAATCCCTCGAACATTCTGGGCACGTTAGGTGTGGTGTCGGGTAACGCTAACCTATTCTTCATCAATCCCAATGGCATTGTGTTTGGACAAAATGCACAGTTGGATCTGAGAGGATCATTTTTGGCAAGCACAGCCAGCAGTTTCAAGTTTCCGGATGGGAGTGAGTTTAGTGTTACCAATCCAACTGCACCATCACTATTGGCAATAAATATTCCTAATGGCTTGCAGTTTCGGGAAAATCCGGGAGCAATTCGCGTCCAAGGAACGACGGGTAACGCTCTCACCTTCAATGTAAATACTTTCGAGTTTCAAAGAAATCAAACTCCTGATGGTCTTAAGGTGCAGTCCGGTAAAACTCTCGCCCTTGTGGGAGGTGGCGTGACACTGGAAAGAGGGAATCTAATAACAGACGGAGGAAGGATTGAAGTGGGGAGTGTCGCTGGTTCTAGCCTAGTCAGTCTAACGAGCGCAGACAAAGGCTGGAGGTTGGGATACTCCGGTATGTCTTCCTTCCAAGACATCCTGCTGTCTCAGAAGGCATCAATAGATGTCAGTAGTGAGGAGGGTAGTGGGGAGATCCAAGTACAGGGCAGAAACATAAAACTTACCGATGGTTCAGCCATTTTTGCTTTTACTGGGTCAAAGTCAGGAGGAACTGTGAGTGTGAATGCCTCTGAGTTACTGGAAGTAACCGGAGTGTCGGCGAATGGTTCGGTTCCCAGCACTTTATATACCGCTGTCTTCCCAGAAACTCAGGGTACTGGTGGCGATTTAATTCTGGAAACAAAGCGGTTCATCGCCCAAGGAGGGGCACAGATCGGAGCTGATACCTATGGTGTAGGGAACGCCGGTAACGTGCTGCTTAAAGCCTTTGAAACCGTGGAACTACAAGGCACCTCAGCAGATGAGATTATACCCACCGCATTAGGTACGGTTGTTCAGGTAGGAGCCACGGGCGCAGGTGCCAATTTAACTGTAGAAACACGACGGCTCAGAGTTCAAGATGGGGCACAGCTAGTGACTTTTACTTTTAGCCAGGGGACAGCAGCCAACATAGTAGTGAAAGCTTCTGAGTCAGCTGAATTCATTGGCAAATCGAGCGCCTTATCTAGTTCAGTCAACCCTGGTTCAGTCGTACCAGAAGCCAAAGGTAATGGTGGCATTATCGACCTGGAAACTCCACAGTTAATTGTTCGGGATGAGGCTAAAATAACCGCGAGCAGTTTAGGTGAAAATTCAGGTGATGCTGGTGACCTTAAAGTCACAGCTGGTTCCATACGTCTGGACAAAGGAATTATAGAAGCTGTATCAAACTCAGGAAATGGGGGGAATATTAACTTGGCAGTGCAAGATCTCTTGCTGATGCGTAACAGCAGTCTAATCTCTGCTGACGCAGGCACAGAGGCGACTGGCGGTGGTAACGGTGGCAACATCTTTATCAATAATCGCCCCGGTTACCGAGGCTTTGTGATTGCCAGACCCAATGAAAACAGCGATATTACCGCTAATGCTTTTACGGGTCAGGGCGGTCAGGTTGTTATCAATTCAAATGGTATTTATGGGTTTGTGTCACGCAGCAGTCAAGACTTAGAGAGGTTGCGTCCAAATGATTTGCGTCCAAATGATTTTGGCCCAAGAGAGATACCTACTAATGACATTACTGCCATTTCGCGACAAAATCCGTCTTTGAGTGGCACTGTCACTCTCACCACCCCAGAAGTTGACCCCAAGCGGGGGTTAATTAAATTGCCAGAGAATGTCATAGACCCCACACAGATGATTGCCCAAAACCCATGTCAACGGGGTGTAGGAAGTGAATTTATTGTCACTGGACGAGGCGGATTACCACCTAGTCCCAATCAAATTCTTGGAAGTGACAATGTTCGCGTTGATTTGGTAGAGCCTGTTGCCAACACAAGGAATTCTAATAGTACAACTCAGAATCAGCAATCTCCCAGTTCAACAATCAAACAGATAGTACCTGCCAAAGGATGGGTTTTTAACGAAAAGGGTAAGATAGTTCTCACAGCATATGACCCCACCAGCACTGGCTTCCAACGCTCCTGGCAAACACCTGCAGCTTGCCCTGCATTTTAA
- a CDS encoding filamentous hemagglutinin N-terminal domain-containing protein, with amino-acid sequence MTPARGQQIIPDNTLGAEISVVTPNVVINGTPSDRISGGATRGETLFHSFQQFNIDAGKGAYFAPANNIANILTRVTGTSSSNILGVLGVLGNANLFFINPNGIIFGENARLALNGSFLASTASSFKFPDGNEFSATNPQAPPLLAVSIPNGLQFRNNPTSIRVDSGVFNNAQNPGLNVSPGKSLALVGGEVLLNGGVLRAPNGRVELGGLATAGEVKLEANGNNLRLTFPEGVERSNVSLSNVSSVNVNNRGEGSIGINAKNLAVSGSLIESGIQTGIVNNTRTGNVEIDAKESVNVSSGSVIRNNNGGTGNTGDVIIKTDKLSVSGSQILATILATGNGSAGKVEILAKEVSLTGTQQLTGIFNNIAGNNNSRGRGSVGGITIDTNSLAIANGAQISSVTAGIGNAGNVTIIARERFTLDNSATPFNRSGVFSNVERTGNGNAGNISVTTNNLDIKNGAQIASGIFSNQNAGNSGGTITINATDNISIDGEGSTQLEGVLKSAVVSAVQNNAQGSGGDVNITARSLSLTNGGSLSVTNRGQGSAGNITVTTSEDIKLDKEASIRALTAGEGGEGNITLNSRNLILNRNSYITTDARSSATGGSITINTGNLVGLRNSDITANARQGSAGKIDITTRGSVFGIARLSQQQIDQLRQDAEKAPLDINSPPVTNKLPTSDIAAFSQAPTLDGAIQINNPEVDPSEELAEFPETVVDPTQQIAQNPCQQSVASRFVVTGRGGLPPSPNQVLGSENVRVDLLEPVASTGNSNSATKIQSSPSPSSTAKQIIPAQGWVFNERGKIVLVAHNPDQIVSQRSPKALSSCSVETAQ; translated from the coding sequence ATGACTCCTGCAAGAGGACAGCAAATCATTCCAGATAACACACTAGGCGCTGAAATTTCGGTTGTAACACCCAATGTTGTGATTAATGGAACTCCCAGCGATCGCATTTCTGGTGGTGCAACTCGCGGTGAAACTCTGTTCCACAGTTTTCAACAATTCAATATAGATGCAGGAAAAGGAGCTTACTTTGCACCAGCAAATAACATTGCGAACATTCTTACTCGCGTGACAGGGACTAGTTCCTCGAACATTCTTGGAGTTTTGGGTGTGTTAGGTAACGCTAACCTATTTTTCATTAACCCCAATGGCATCATCTTCGGAGAAAATGCCCGATTAGCCTTGAATGGTTCATTTTTAGCCAGCACAGCCAGCAGTTTCAAGTTTCCTGATGGCAATGAGTTTAGCGCCACAAATCCCCAAGCACCACCACTGTTAGCCGTGAGTATTCCCAATGGCTTGCAATTTCGGAACAATCCTACCAGCATCCGTGTTGACTCTGGAGTCTTCAATAATGCCCAAAACCCTGGTCTGAACGTCAGTCCCGGCAAATCTTTGGCATTGGTAGGAGGTGAAGTCCTTCTCAATGGTGGTGTGTTACGAGCGCCTAATGGTCGAGTCGAGTTGGGAGGACTCGCAACCGCAGGTGAAGTCAAACTAGAGGCGAATGGCAACAATCTACGATTGACTTTTCCAGAAGGAGTAGAGCGCAGCAATGTCTCGCTGAGTAATGTATCATCTGTCAATGTCAACAATCGCGGCGAAGGCTCGATAGGCATCAACGCCAAAAATTTAGCAGTTTCGGGGAGTTTGATTGAATCGGGAATACAAACGGGAATTGTCAATAACACTCGGACAGGGAATGTTGAGATTGATGCCAAAGAGTCAGTGAATGTCAGTAGCGGCAGTGTGATTAGAAATAATAACGGCGGAACTGGAAACACGGGCGATGTGATCATCAAAACTGATAAACTCTCTGTCTCAGGCTCTCAAATCCTTGCTACCATTCTGGCAACGGGAAACGGAAGTGCAGGAAAGGTGGAGATTCTTGCCAAAGAAGTTTCGTTGACAGGGACGCAACAATTAACAGGCATTTTTAACAATATTGCAGGTAACAACAATAGTAGAGGAAGGGGTAGCGTTGGTGGCATCACAATTGATACCAACTCCTTAGCGATCGCCAATGGCGCACAAATCAGTTCTGTCACTGCAGGAATAGGCAACGCAGGCAACGTCACCATAATTGCCAGAGAGCGCTTTACCTTAGATAACAGTGCAACTCCGTTCAATAGAAGTGGGGTGTTCAGTAACGTAGAACGCACTGGCAATGGCAATGCGGGGAATATCTCAGTCACAACAAACAACCTTGACATCAAAAACGGTGCTCAAATAGCTAGTGGGATCTTTAGTAATCAGAATGCAGGCAATAGTGGTGGCACCATTACAATTAATGCTACAGACAACATTTCCATTGATGGGGAGGGATCCACTCAATTAGAAGGTGTGCTCAAGAGTGCTGTTGTGAGCGCTGTACAAAACAATGCACAAGGCTCAGGAGGTGACGTTAATATCACTGCGCGATCGCTTTCCCTTACTAACGGTGGTAGCCTCTCTGTTACCAATAGAGGCCAAGGTTCAGCAGGCAATATCACAGTTACAACCTCTGAAGACATTAAATTAGACAAAGAAGCATCTATCCGTGCCTTGACTGCAGGTGAAGGTGGAGAGGGTAACATTACCCTAAATTCCCGCAACTTAATTTTAAATCGTAATAGTTACATTACTACTGACGCCAGAAGTTCAGCTACGGGAGGCAGTATTACTATTAACACTGGCAATCTAGTAGGCTTGAGGAATAGTGATATTACAGCCAATGCTCGCCAAGGCAGTGCTGGTAAAATAGACATTACCACTAGAGGCAGTGTTTTTGGAATAGCTAGACTTAGCCAACAGCAGATTGACCAACTTCGGCAAGATGCGGAAAAAGCTCCACTAGACATAAATAGTCCACCTGTGACAAATAAGCTACCTACGAGTGACATTGCTGCTTTTTCCCAAGCTCCGACTTTAGATGGTGCAATACAAATCAATAACCCAGAGGTCGATCCCAGTGAAGAATTAGCAGAATTTCCAGAGACTGTGGTCGATCCTACACAGCAGATTGCCCAAAATCCGTGTCAGCAAAGTGTTGCTAGTAGATTTGTTGTGACTGGACGAGGAGGTTTGCCACCAAGCCCCAATCAAGTTCTGGGAAGTGAGAATGTTCGCGTTGATTTGCTTGAGCCTGTCGCTAGTACGGGGAATTCCAATAGCGCAACTAAGATTCAGTCTTCACCTAGTCCTAGTTCTACTGCTAAACAAATCATACCTGCTCAAGGATGGGTCTTTAATGAAAGGGGTAAAATCGTTCTTGTCGCTCACAATCCCGATCAAATTGTCTCACAGCGATCGCCAAAAGCACTTAGCAGTTGTAGTGTCGAAACTGCTCAGTGA
- a CDS encoding S8 family peptidase: MVLNESSSEAIYDSIPLERNTSPISRDLLDLYEEFQKYKGDTPYYQGDTPDYKANAPFQSSNDLLLLDESSTRVFIKITNSNVTALLQTLKEFGFDDTGVAPEHNLLEGFLPIDSILDLKNLAEQRFSQNNSIPEQQNGEEQKEQSFVFFSTVETSQASFDDGGAVAGTGNGVTGKVTSQADIIQQASRVRNALPQGFDGSGVKVGVLSDSYNVLGTAQADIDSGDLPANVTVFQEGGLAKERYTDEGRAMLQLVYDLAPGADLSFSSVFLGEVNFAQQIRDLAFKKDHADILVDDFIYFDEPIFQDGIIAQAIDEVVTQYGVSYFSAAGNFNRQGYESTKFAGHSDSAGILAGTYHDFDPGHGVDTRQLITLAPNQKIVLTLQWDDPFYTVNSVDTDLDIFLLEPGTGKVLARSDDNNIENQLPSETFSFTNHNHSELHAEVVIRLSEGTEPGRIKYINYESGEDKITFNEFGTGSSTIVPHAAATNASAIGAVNYFDQDNPAYYPGKDPEDFFTSVGPTTILFEPKGERLEKPELRLKPELAAIQGVDTTFFGEDIDGNGFPNFFGTSAAAPHAAAIAALVKQANPDFTPEQIYERLESTAEDIYVSGRDNVTGFGLINAYDAVFGPVVAASPNFVDNFDNGDLPRRYAIDTNGAGRIRVTDSKDPLGSGQVVLDTFLSPAASEKLNPQGSLNELILNINADGASNVILTFDQKEFNDADDPMPDAFTGSFNADGVALSVDGKDWYRLVDLTGVNSTNVYNNNSVNLSEFAYNRGLTLGENVQIKFQQFGHFASPDGGFAFDNIFVTADTHKPHPHHCHELAVYA, translated from the coding sequence ATGGTACTTAACGAGAGTTCAAGCGAAGCAATTTACGATTCGATTCCGTTAGAACGGAATACATCTCCTATTTCTCGAGACTTGCTAGACCTGTATGAAGAGTTTCAAAAATATAAAGGTGATACACCTTACTATCAAGGTGATACACCTGACTATAAAGCTAATGCTCCTTTCCAGAGTAGTAATGATTTACTCTTGCTTGATGAAAGCTCCACAAGAGTTTTCATCAAGATTACAAACAGTAACGTTACCGCTCTACTACAAACTTTGAAAGAGTTTGGTTTTGATGATACAGGTGTAGCACCAGAACATAACTTACTTGAAGGCTTTTTGCCAATTGACTCAATTCTTGACCTCAAAAACCTAGCAGAACAGCGTTTTTCACAGAATAACTCAATTCCCGAGCAACAGAACGGAGAAGAACAAAAAGAACAAAGCTTCGTTTTCTTCTCAACAGTAGAAACTTCGCAAGCTTCGTTTGATGATGGTGGCGCAGTTGCTGGAACAGGTAATGGTGTAACCGGAAAAGTAACCAGTCAAGCTGATATCATTCAACAAGCAAGTCGAGTACGCAATGCTCTACCTCAAGGTTTTGATGGATCGGGGGTAAAAGTTGGTGTTTTAAGCGACAGTTACAATGTCTTAGGTACAGCACAAGCGGATATAGACTCTGGCGATTTACCTGCGAATGTGACAGTATTCCAAGAAGGTGGTCTTGCTAAAGAGCGATACACTGACGAAGGGCGAGCCATGTTGCAACTCGTTTATGACTTGGCTCCTGGTGCTGACCTTAGCTTTTCTTCAGTATTCTTAGGTGAAGTAAATTTTGCCCAGCAAATTCGCGATCTCGCTTTTAAAAAAGACCATGCAGATATTTTGGTAGATGACTTCATCTACTTTGATGAACCAATTTTTCAGGATGGTATTATCGCTCAAGCGATTGATGAAGTCGTAACTCAATACGGCGTTTCCTACTTTTCTGCAGCTGGTAACTTTAACAGACAAGGATACGAATCCACGAAATTTGCAGGTCATTCAGATTCTGCGGGTATTCTTGCAGGGACATATCATGATTTTGACCCAGGTCATGGTGTAGATACCCGTCAACTCATTACCCTTGCGCCCAATCAAAAAATTGTTCTAACACTGCAGTGGGATGACCCCTTCTATACAGTTAACAGTGTTGATACGGATCTAGATATTTTTCTACTAGAGCCAGGAACAGGAAAGGTACTCGCTAGGTCTGATGATAATAACATTGAAAATCAATTACCTAGCGAAACTTTTTCCTTCACCAACCATAATCACTCCGAGTTGCACGCTGAGGTCGTAATTCGGCTAAGTGAGGGGACAGAACCAGGACGCATAAAATACATCAACTATGAGTCTGGAGAAGACAAAATCACCTTCAATGAATTTGGCACTGGTAGTTCCACAATTGTTCCCCATGCGGCTGCAACCAATGCGAGTGCAATAGGAGCGGTTAACTATTTTGACCAAGACAACCCAGCATACTATCCGGGCAAAGATCCAGAAGACTTCTTTACTTCGGTAGGTCCAACAACTATCTTATTTGAACCTAAGGGAGAGCGCCTAGAAAAACCTGAACTCAGGCTGAAGCCTGAACTAGCTGCGATTCAGGGTGTTGACACTACGTTTTTTGGTGAAGACATTGATGGCAATGGTTTCCCTAACTTTTTTGGAACTTCGGCTGCGGCTCCTCATGCGGCTGCGATCGCTGCTCTCGTAAAACAAGCCAATCCCGATTTCACACCAGAGCAAATCTACGAGAGACTGGAGTCAACAGCAGAGGATATTTACGTTTCTGGTAGAGACAATGTCACTGGATTTGGTTTAATTAACGCTTACGATGCTGTTTTTGGTCCAGTTGTCGCTGCTTCTCCCAATTTCGTTGATAACTTTGACAACGGGGATCTCCCACGTCGTTACGCAATTGACACTAACGGTGCAGGAAGAATTCGAGTCACTGACAGCAAAGATCCATTAGGTTCGGGACAAGTTGTATTAGATACTTTCTTAAGCCCTGCTGCTAGTGAAAAGCTCAATCCTCAAGGTTCTCTTAACGAGTTGATTTTGAACATTAATGCTGATGGTGCATCAAATGTCATACTCACCTTTGACCAAAAAGAATTTAACGATGCAGACGATCCTATGCCAGATGCTTTCACTGGCTCATTTAATGCGGATGGTGTCGCTCTGAGTGTGGATGGTAAAGATTGGTATCGCTTAGTTGACTTAACTGGTGTCAATTCAACAAACGTATACAACAATAACTCTGTCAATCTAAGTGAATTCGCTTATAACAGAGGATTGACTTTGGGTGAAAACGTGCAAATTAAGTTCCAGCAGTTTGGTCATTTTGCCAGCCCTGATGGTGGGTTTGCCTTTGACAATATCTTTGTCACTGCTGACACTCATAAGCCTCACCCTCATCATTGTCACGAATTGGCGGTTTATGCTTAG
- a CDS encoding type II toxin-antitoxin system VapC family toxin, protein MSYLVDTNVLLRSVQETHPMHKTAVHAVKRLLEQGEELCVIPQNLIEFWVVATRPTTVNGLGLSITSVLHELAQLKSLFTLKPDESAIFLAWENLVVNYQVLGKPAHDTRLVAAMIVHNLTHLLTFNTNDFSRFSEITTVDPKTFLN, encoded by the coding sequence ATGAGTTATCTAGTAGATACAAATGTATTACTAAGGAGTGTTCAAGAAACTCATCCGATGCATAAAACTGCCGTTCATGCTGTAAAGAGGTTGCTTGAGCAAGGTGAGGAACTTTGTGTTATTCCACAAAACTTGATCGAGTTTTGGGTTGTTGCTACACGTCCCACCACGGTTAATGGATTGGGGCTATCTATCACAAGTGTTTTACACGAATTAGCTCAACTCAAGAGTCTTTTTACATTAAAGCCAGATGAGTCGGCAATTTTTTTAGCATGGGAAAATTTGGTAGTCAACTATCAAGTCCTGGGAAAACCTGCACATGATACCCGATTGGTTGCTGCTATGATTGTCCACAATCTAACTCATCTACTGACTTTCAATACAAACGATTTCAGCCGTTTTTCTGAAATCACAACTGTCGATCCAAAAACTTTTCTTAACTAA
- a CDS encoding CHAT domain-containing protein, whose translation MHPGVGKKLQGFLRRVYKKRSLFLAALLFLLSSIAPVVAAKIPEPTAIVQSQQDGKQLANQASSLYRNEKFAEAAALWEQTAAFFAGKGDGLNQAMALSNLSLTYQKLGQWDKATKAVEESLALLKKQPQGKETLKIQAQTLDVQGFLQKERGKSAEAVKTWQEATRIYGEINEPLKLAQSKVNQAQAMQDSGLYRRACDTLLEVLRKEIGAQTCENFSNLSSDDVAKNLQKITPQQSSLPTVIALRSLGEVMRAEGQLRKSEIMLTSAQNLAQQLKSSQELAAIYLSLGNTARDIYQTEVIVGEKVKYEEQTLKYYQQAAELSSASSTKQQAQLNLLSFLIELNEPSRLQQAQEIGRSLSLQLSTLPPSHTGVYQQINLAQNLTQLAQKDSSMLKSNAQQTRLDEIDQILVRAIAQADSLGDTRAKAYALGNRGGLYELPGATQNLSQAEELTKQALSLGSTFESPDISYPFFQQLGRIRKAQGDIPDAISAYTKAYDALQSLRNDLVAINPEFQFSFRDSVEPVYRELVELDLRDAAALKQAGKNEQTKERLIQARNVIESLQVAELNNFFREACVTSIPRQIDEVDPATAVLYTIVFNNQLDVILSLPNQKTLSLYTTPIKQEEFQETVEQIQRSLKSPDSEVSKFTNEYYKKLYSWLIQPLETELTNSKIKTLVFVLDENLRNIPMTVLYDGNQYLLQKYAIAVTPSLQLVNPKPIAQINLRAITAGLSQVSDEFKSDFEPLTNVELELKTIQKVGISDRLLLNEQFTSRQIQQQVAAVRIPPIVHLATHGQFSSKADETFILAWDRRINVKQLGNMLRSNTVYQDGAIELLVLSACETAVGDNRAALGLAGVAVRAGARSTLATLWRVEDKSTANLMAEFYGQLEQAKKNNIGKAEALRFAQLSLLKDKEYNHPHYWAPFVLVGNWQ comes from the coding sequence ATGCATCCTGGGGTTGGCAAAAAATTACAAGGTTTTTTAAGAAGAGTTTATAAAAAGCGTTCTCTTTTTCTTGCAGCCCTACTCTTTCTGCTCTCATCAATCGCGCCTGTAGTTGCTGCTAAAATTCCCGAACCAACCGCCATTGTTCAATCTCAACAAGATGGAAAACAGTTAGCTAACCAAGCAAGTTCGCTCTACCGCAATGAAAAATTTGCAGAAGCTGCAGCTTTATGGGAACAAACAGCCGCTTTTTTTGCTGGCAAAGGAGATGGATTAAACCAAGCAATGGCGTTGAGTAATCTTTCTTTGACTTATCAAAAATTGGGACAGTGGGATAAGGCAACAAAAGCAGTTGAAGAAAGTTTGGCGCTATTAAAAAAACAGCCACAAGGAAAGGAAACCTTAAAAATTCAAGCTCAAACTTTAGATGTTCAGGGATTTTTACAAAAAGAGAGAGGTAAATCAGCAGAGGCTGTGAAAACTTGGCAAGAAGCAACTCGCATATACGGTGAAATCAACGAGCCGTTAAAGTTAGCTCAGAGCAAAGTTAACCAAGCTCAAGCCATGCAAGATAGCGGTCTTTATCGTCGTGCTTGCGATACTTTATTAGAAGTTTTAAGGAAAGAAATTGGTGCTCAAACTTGTGAAAATTTCAGCAATCTCAGTTCGGATGATGTCGCTAAAAATCTTCAAAAAATCACTCCTCAACAGTCTTCTCTACCAACGGTTATAGCATTAAGAAGTCTTGGGGAAGTGATGCGAGCCGAGGGACAGCTAAGGAAATCAGAAATCATGTTGACATCTGCCCAAAACTTAGCTCAACAATTAAAATCTTCTCAGGAATTAGCTGCTATTTATTTGAGTTTGGGTAACACAGCAAGAGATATCTATCAAACAGAAGTGATTGTAGGTGAGAAAGTAAAGTATGAAGAACAAACATTAAAATATTATCAACAAGCAGCCGAGCTTTCCTCAGCATCATCTACAAAACAACAAGCACAACTGAATTTACTGAGCTTCTTAATAGAACTGAATGAGCCTAGCCGCTTGCAACAAGCACAAGAGATTGGGCGATCGCTCTCTCTCCAACTCAGCACGCTTCCCCCCAGTCATACCGGAGTCTATCAGCAAATTAATCTGGCTCAAAACCTGACTCAGTTAGCTCAAAAAGATAGCTCCATGCTGAAGAGTAACGCTCAACAAACCAGGTTAGATGAAATTGACCAAATCTTAGTTAGAGCGATCGCACAAGCTGACAGTTTGGGAGATACAAGAGCCAAAGCATATGCTTTAGGGAATCGGGGCGGATTGTATGAATTGCCAGGAGCAACGCAAAATTTATCTCAAGCTGAAGAATTGACAAAACAGGCTTTGAGTTTAGGATCGACTTTTGAGTCTCCCGATATTTCCTATCCATTTTTCCAACAGTTGGGACGGATACGAAAAGCACAAGGAGATATTCCAGATGCGATTAGCGCTTATACCAAAGCTTATGACGCGCTTCAGTCGCTACGCAACGACTTAGTAGCAATCAACCCAGAGTTTCAGTTTTCCTTCCGAGATAGTGTTGAACCAGTTTATCGAGAGTTAGTTGAGTTAGATTTGAGAGATGCAGCTGCTCTCAAACAAGCAGGGAAAAATGAGCAAACAAAGGAACGGCTCATTCAAGCTCGAAATGTGATAGAATCTCTGCAAGTTGCCGAACTCAACAACTTTTTTAGAGAAGCTTGTGTCACATCAATTCCCAGGCAAATTGATGAAGTAGACCCCGCAACAGCAGTTCTTTATACAATTGTTTTCAACAACCAATTAGATGTTATTCTCAGTCTACCCAATCAAAAAACTCTCAGTCTTTATACAACACCGATTAAGCAAGAAGAGTTTCAGGAAACGGTAGAACAGATACAACGTTCTTTGAAAAGCCCTGACAGTGAAGTGAGTAAGTTTACCAACGAATATTACAAGAAGTTGTATAGTTGGCTGATTCAACCATTAGAAACAGAGTTAACAAATAGTAAAATTAAAACTCTGGTTTTTGTGCTAGATGAAAATTTGCGAAATATTCCCATGACAGTGCTTTATGATGGCAACCAGTATTTATTACAAAAGTATGCTATTGCTGTCACCCCTTCTTTACAGCTTGTCAATCCCAAACCAATTGCACAAATCAATTTAAGAGCAATCACTGCAGGGCTTAGCCAAGTCAGCGATGAATTTAAATCAGATTTTGAGCCTTTAACGAACGTAGAGCTAGAGTTGAAAACGATTCAGAAAGTTGGAATATCAGATCGGCTACTTCTTAACGAGCAATTTACAAGCAGACAAATCCAACAACAAGTTGCTGCTGTTCGCATCCCTCCTATCGTCCACTTAGCGACTCACGGTCAATTTAGCTCAAAAGCAGATGAAACCTTTATTCTTGCTTGGGACAGGCGCATTAATGTCAAACAGTTGGGTAACATGCTGCGGAGCAACACTGTATATCAAGATGGAGCCATTGAACTCTTGGTTCTGAGTGCTTGCGAGACAGCAGTTGGGGACAATCGAGCCGCTTTAGGGTTAGCAGGAGTTGCAGTTCGGGCTGGTGCTCGCAGTACATTAGCAACACTCTGGCGAGTTGAAGATAAAAGTACTGCTAATCTCATGGCGGAATTTTACGGTCAGCTAGAGCAAGCGAAGAAGAACAATATAGGTAAAGCAGAAGCTTTGCGTTTCGCACAACTATCTCTCCTCAAAGATAAGGAGTATAACCATCCCCATTATTGGGCACCATTTGTTTTGGTTGGCAATTGGCAGTGA